From a region of the Pseudomonadota bacterium genome:
- a CDS encoding NADH:flavin oxidoreductase/NADH oxidase, which yields MSTLFEPITLRGVTIKNRIAVSPMSQYRAKDGYANAWHIVHLGRFALGGAGLVFAEATAVEERGLRTPGDLGLWTDDHIEPLLPVTDFLAREGAVPGIQLGHAGRKASERRPWHGETPVTDEDIALRGEAPWTTIAPSALPYDEGWPEPAAMTEDDMAAVITAFGDAARRAADAGFRVIDVYAGHGFLIHQFLSPLANVRTDRWGGDAAGRRRFAVEVARSIRRQWPDDLPLIFRLSATDWIDGGIEAEDTVETARALAEEGVDMIDCTTGGIGGRQRPKRMKLEQGFQIPFAERVRAETGVATMGVGFLWDADVCDAAIAEGKVDMIAIGRELLDNPNWPLHAAAQLGDDEDYALWPQESGWWLNRRNRLVKKLGLRDQSGSARLAGDAEWL from the coding sequence ATGAGCACCCTTTTCGAACCGATCACCTTGCGCGGTGTCACCATCAAGAACCGAATCGCCGTATCACCGATGAGCCAGTACCGCGCCAAGGACGGCTACGCCAATGCTTGGCATATCGTTCATCTCGGCCGATTTGCCTTGGGTGGCGCCGGTCTCGTCTTTGCCGAAGCGACCGCGGTTGAGGAGCGCGGCCTGCGAACGCCAGGCGATCTGGGATTGTGGACGGACGACCACATCGAACCGCTGCTGCCGGTCACCGATTTTCTGGCCCGCGAAGGCGCCGTGCCCGGCATCCAACTGGGCCACGCCGGACGCAAGGCCTCCGAGCGCCGGCCCTGGCACGGCGAAACGCCGGTCACCGACGAGGATATCGCGCTGCGCGGTGAAGCCCCGTGGACGACCATTGCGCCGTCGGCCCTGCCCTATGACGAAGGCTGGCCCGAACCCGCCGCGATGACCGAAGACGACATGGCCGCCGTCATCACGGCCTTCGGCGACGCCGCACGGCGCGCCGCCGACGCCGGCTTTCGCGTTATCGACGTCTATGCGGGACACGGGTTTCTGATTCACCAGTTCCTGTCGCCCCTGGCCAATGTCCGCACCGACCGGTGGGGCGGCGATGCGGCCGGGCGCAGGCGCTTTGCCGTCGAAGTCGCGCGCAGCATCCGCCGCCAGTGGCCCGACGATCTGCCGCTTATCTTTCGGCTGTCGGCGACCGATTGGATCGATGGCGGTATCGAGGCGGAGGACACGGTCGAGACGGCCCGGGCATTGGCCGAGGAAGGTGTCGATATGATCGACTGCACGACCGGCGGCATCGGCGGACGACAGCGCCCGAAGCGCATGAAACTGGAACAGGGTTTTCAGATCCCGTTCGCCGAGCGTGTCCGCGCCGAAACCGGCGTCGCCACCATGGGCGTCGGCTTTTTGTGGGATGCCGATGTGTGTGATGCCGCGATCGCGGAAGGGAAAGTCGACATGATCGCGATCGGCCGCGAACTGCTCGACAACCCCAACTGGCCCCTGCACGCCGCCGCCCAACTCGGTGACGACGAAGACTACGCGCTGTGGCCGCAGGAATCGGGCTGGTGGCTCAACAGACGTAATCGGTTAGTGAAAAAACTTGGACTGCGCGACCAGAGCGGGTCCGCGCGACTAGCTGGAGACGCCGAGTGGCTCTGA